One genomic region from Populus nigra chromosome 8, ddPopNigr1.1, whole genome shotgun sequence encodes:
- the LOC133700528 gene encoding uncharacterized protein LOC133700528, with amino-acid sequence MLSDKATYHFMGIYMVGLLSTLSAAIFYFLYIWLSQKPASIQHFSFLCISGAFHWTPFTIIAYATMIANVPSNPATFAMSVATVYLAHGLILSLLTCTLTHFLAEKQEKRESHMKAWLRHRITIACHLRFAKLLSGTEAFCIYLRLLGASVGEHCSIRAVNPVSDPELITIGDGVHLGDFSRMIAGFYSSSGFTQGKIEVQDNSVVGSQSLILPGSVVQKDVILGALSVAPANSVLQQGGVYIGSQTPVMIKNTMHALDDRIEEMDYKYKKIVGNLAANLAANTLKVKARYFHRIGVSGKGYLKIYDNLKGFPNHKIFQAGKSYPIVVRHSNGMSADDDARIDVRGAAIRILSDDNGSNSSSILDLTLKTGKALSARTIADFATWLVCGLPAREQHVKRAPHIRDAVWMSLRNANSFADLHYYSNICRLFRFSDGQEMYVKFKLRPGDENISEDSGKVEPMGILPPETGAIPRDEKDTRPLLFLAEDFQSRVSSPGGIRYIFQLQIRPVPHDDATCDIALDCTKPWDESEFPYIDIGEVHIDQNLTGAESEALEFNPYIRCHEVDVIRATSSSQSASIDHGRSLIYEICQHLRNGEPLPEAWRIFLEQSDVKVDLSGCPMAAALEKKDSGKVTLARQWYQTLWVIFAQPLLQTFLPYFLMGLLIFAPLNWILLLKESKKVTMHWLLPLVWVSSGVLAALACVVAKWILVGKKKEGQTVHIWSIGVFMDTVWQAFRTVVGDYFMEMTSGSILFLLWLKLMGSDIDLDQGAYVDSMGAALNPEMVEIERGGCVGKEALLFGHIYEGEGGKVKFGRIRVGEGGFVGSRAIAMPGVRVEIGGNLSALSLAMKEEIVRSM; translated from the coding sequence ATGCTGTCTGATAAGGCCACCTACCACTTCATGGGCATCTACATGGTTGGTCTCCTCAGCACTCTCTCAGCAGCCATTTTCTACTTCCTTTACATTTGGCTATCTCAAAAGCCTGCTTCCATTCAACACTTCTCATTTCTCTGCATCTCTGGAGCCTTTCACTGGACTCCATTCACCATCATTGCTTATGCTACAATGATTGCTAATGTCCCATCAAACCCAGCCACCTTTGCAATGTCAGTTGCTACTGTTTACTTGGCTCATGGCCTGATACTCAGCCTCCTCACATGCACTTTGACCCATTTTCTTgctgaaaaacaagagaaaagggaATCCCACATGAAAGCCTGGCTCCGGCATAGAATTACCATTGCCTGCCACCTTAGATTTGCCAAACTCCTGTCAGGAACAGAAGCATTCTGCATTTATTTGCGCCTTTTGGGTGCAAGTGTCGGTGAGCATTGTTCCATCAGGGCTGTCAATCCTGTATCAGACCCAGAGCTCATTACAATTGGTGATGGTGTGCACCTTGGTGACTTCAGTCGGATGATTGCTGGCTTCTATTCATCCAGTGGGTTTACTCAAGGAAAAATTGAAGTGCAGGACAATTCGGTTGTCGGGAGTCAAAGCCTCATCCTCCCTGGTTCGGTTGTTCAAAAGGATGTCATTCTTGGAGCTCTTTCAGTGGCTCCTGCAAATTCAGTTCTTCAACAAGGCGGTGTCTATATTGGATCTCAAACTCCAGTGATGATCAAGAACACCATGCATGCCTTGGATGACaggatagaagagatggacTACAAATACAAGAAGATAGTTGGCAATTTAGCTGCAAATTTGGCTGCCAATACTCTGAAGGTTAAAGCAAGGTATTTCCATCGAATTGGTGTTAGTGGGAAGGGATACCTGAAGATTTATGACAACCTGAAAGGATTTCCAAACCACAAGATATTCCAGGCTGGGAAGAGCTATCCTATTGTAGTCAGGCATAGCAACGGCATGAGTGCTGATGATGATGCAAGAATCGATGTACGTGGAGCAGCGATAAGAATACTTTCAGATGACAATGGAAGCAACTCCTCTTCGATTCTTGATCTAACATTGAAGACAGGCAAGGCATTATCTGCACGCACTATTGCTGATTTTGCAACATGGTTAGTTTGTGGACTTCCTGCAAGAGAGCAGCATGTGAAGCGAGCCCCACATATCCGTGATGCAGTTTGGATGTCTCTTCGCAATGCGAATTCTTTTGCTGATCTACACTACTACTCAAATATCTGCAGGCTCTTCAGGTTTTCGGACGGACAGGAAATGTATGTGAAATTCAAATTGCGGCCTGGTGACGAAAACATAAGTGAGGATTCAGGTAAAGTTGAGCCTATGGGCATTCTCCCACCAGAAACAGGTGCAATTCCACGGGATGAAAAGGATACCCGTCCCTTACTTTTCCTAGCCGAAGATTTCCAAAGCCGGGTAAGTTCTCCAGGAGGCATTCGCTACATTTTCCAGCTGCAAATCCGACCTGTTCCACATGATGATGCCACTTGTGACATTGCACTTGACTGCACCAAACCATGGGATGAGTCTGAATTCCCTTACATTGACATAGGGGAAGTTCACATTGATCAAAATCTCACCGGTGCAGAATCAGAAGCACTAGAGTTTAATCCCTATATTCGATGCCATGAGGTGGATGTGATCCGGGCCACTTCATCCTCGCAAAGTGCTTCAATTGATCATGGTCGTTCATTGATCTATGAAATTTGTCAGCATTTGAGGAATGGAGAACCACTTCCAGAAGCTTGGAGGATCTTCTTAGAACAAAGTGATGTTAAAGTGGACCTTTCAGGCTGTCCAATGGCAGCAGCATTGGAGAAAAAGGACTCGGGAAAAGTTACACTAGCAAGGCAATGGTATCAGACCTTATGGGTCATTTTTGCTCAACCATTGCTGCAAACATTTCTTCCATACTTCCTGATGGGGTTGCTCATCTTTGCTCCACTGAACTGGATTCTTCTCTTGAAGGAAAGCAAGAAAGTCACAATGCATTGGTTGCTTCCTTTGGTTTGGGTTTCTTCAGGAGTTCTAGCAGCATTAGCATGTGTTGTGGCCAAGTGGATTCTTGtggggaaaaagaaagaaggccAAACAGTACACATTTGGAGCATAGGAGTCTTCATGGACACTGTGTGGCAAGCTTTCAGAACTGTAGTAGGGGACTACTTCATGGAAATGACTAGTGGGTCTATCTTATTTTTGCTATGGCTAAAGCTCATGGGTTCAGacattgatttggaccaaggaGCCTACGTAGATAGCATGGGAGCAGCATTGAATCCAGAAATGGTGGAGATTGAGAGAGGTGGTTGTGTGGGAAAAGAAGCTTTACTGTTTGGACATATATATGAAGGTGAAGGAGGGAAAGTTAAGTTTGGCAGGATAAGAGTTGGAGAAGGTGGATTTGTAGGGAGTAGAGCAATTGCCATGCCTGGTGTTAGAGTAGAAATAGGAGGCAATCTTAGTGCTCTTTCTCTTGCCATGAAAGAAGAAATTGTTAGGTCTATGTGA
- the LOC133702027 gene encoding uncharacterized protein LOC133702027, protein MFPYVKSLFSLKSDCWDRNPKELGEGVEFPDLSTLDGYLKHWGTESMTKDKTLYTWIGEDGAAVCQRTYAELHAKASCIARKLLTSRKPVIKPGDRVLLVYVPGLDFIDAFFGCLRAKVLPVPVLPPDPLQRGGQALLKIESIAKSCNAVAILSTLLYHSAVRAGSVKNLISLAGKNGKWPNLPWMHTDSWLKDSKVLAPENIAYESESQPEDLCFLQFTSGSTGDAKGVMITHGGLIHNVKLMKRIYKSTSKTVLVSWLPQYHDMGLIGGLFTALVSGGSAILFSPMTFIKNPLLWLQIMSKYHATHSAGPNFAFELLIRRLEYADKDKVRNFDLSSLIFLMVAAEPVRQRTLKRFVELTRPFGLSQEVMAPGYGLAENCVFVSCAYGEGKPILVDWQGRVCCGYVEPNGEDIDIRIVDPESNEELRKSGKEGEIWISSPSAGIGYWGREELSQSTFRNVLQNHPGRKYTRTGDLGRIIDGKVFITGRIKDLIIVAGRNIYSTDVEKTVECASELLRPGCCAVIGVPEEVLSSKGISLPDCSDQVGLVVIAEVRDAKPVDKDVLENIRSRVAEEHGVTVASIKLIKPRTISKTTSGKIKRFECLKHFTDGTLNTVPDPFFAKRKLLRSFTTGTSKEGLTPRSRLATSPTPTAKFTNKEIVEFLKGLVSEQTGIPIKNISATESLVSYGIDSIGVVRAAQKLSDFLGVPVGAVDIFTATCIADLASFSENLAMKSQPQLMNSQSYQPEPDIDSAEFDTEVSTTSLISVWFFQLLALVYVCAMLSFPAYFSVSAFTSLLSASLVLNEEFPWWNYLIPLALAPLAWILSIISTCISIAFLGNSFLKPNYALTPEVSIWSIHFVKWWALYKAQEISAKVFAEHLRGTVFLNYWFEMLGAKIGSSVLLDTVDITDPSLVSIGDGAVIAEGALLQSHEVKNGILSFQAIRIGRNSSVGPYAVIQKGSTLREEADVQPLQKTEGGKAVLKSSKAHNVQKVSSPVFSSYTNLILSNYCKHV, encoded by the exons ATGTTTCCATATGTTAAG agtttgttttctttgaaatcGGATTGCTGGGATAGAAATCCAAAAGAACTGGGTGAAGGAGTGGAGTTTCCTGATCTTTCTACACTTGACGGTTACTTGAAACACTGGGGAACTGAAAGTATGACGAAGGACAAAACACTCTATACCTGGATTGGCGAAGATGGGGCAGCAGTATGTCAAAGAACTTATGCAGAACTTCATGCGAAAGCTTCCTGCATTGCTCGTAAACTCTTGACCAGCCGAAAACCAGTTATCAAGCCCGGTGACCGGGTCCTCTTAGTCTATGTACCAGGGCTGGACTTTATTGATGCCTTTTTTGGGTGCTTAAGAGCCAAGGTCCTACCAGTCCCAGTCCTCCCACCAGATCCTCTGCAAAGAGGTGGGCAAGCACTATTGAAGATTGAAAGCATTGCTAAATCTTGCAATGCAGTTGCAATTCTGTCAACCCTTCTCTATCACTCAGCAGTTCGGGCAGGTTCTGTGAAGAATCTAATCTCATTAGCAGGGAAAAATGGGAAATGGCCGAACCTTCCATGGATGCATACAGATTCTTGGCTCAAGGACTCCAAAGTCCTGGCTCCAGAAAACATAGCATATGAATCTGAATCTCAGCCGGAGGATTTGTGTTTTCTGCAGTTCACTTCAGGGTCAACTGGAGATGCTAAAGGTGTAATGATAACTCATGGTGGTCTTATTCACAACGTGAAGTTGATGAAGAGGATATATAAGAGCACCTCAAAGACAGTACTAGTCAGCTGGCTTCCGCAATACCATGACATGGGGCTAATTGGTGGCCTCTTTACTGCTCTAGTTAGTGGTGGATCAGCAATTTTGTTTTCTCCAATGACTTTTATCAAGAACCCTCTTCTATGGCTTCAGATCATGAGCAAATACCACGCTACTCACAGTGCCGGTCCCAACTTCGCCTTCGAACTGCTAATCCGAAGATTGGAGTATGCTGACAAGGATAAGGTTCGAAACTTTGACCtctcttctttgattttcctCATGGTTGCTGCTGAACCAGTGAGGCAGAGAACTTTGAAAAGATTTGTTGAGCTCACTAGGCCTTTTGGTCTTTCGCAAGAAGTAATGGCTCCTGGTTATGGATTGGCCGAGAATTGTGTGTTCGTCAGCTGTGCATATGGAGAAGGCAAGCCCATATTGGTAGACTGGCAAGGAAGAGTCTGTTGCGGGTATGTGGAACCAAATGGTGAAGATATTGACATCCGAATAGTCGATCCAGAGTCCAATGAGGAGCTTAGAAAATCTGGAAAGGAAGGAGAGATATGGATTAGTAGTCCGAGTGCTGGAATTGGGTACTGGGGAAGGGAGGAACTTAGCCAAAGTACTTTCAGAAATGTGCTTCAAAATCATCCAGGAAGAAAATATACAAGAACCGGAGACTTGGGACGGATTATTGATGGAAAGGTGTTCATCACGGGAAGAATCAAGGATCTGATTATAGTAGCCGGAAGGAATATTTACTCTACAGATGTAGAAAAAACAGTTGAGTGTGCATCCGAACTTCTACGCCCAGGTTGCTGTGCTGTCATTGGTGTTCCTGAGGAAGTCTTGTCATCAAAAGGGATTTCACTTCCTGATTGTTCTGACCAGGTTGGCTTGGTTGTAATTGCCGAGGTTAGAGATGCTAAGCCTGTTGATAAGGATGTGTTGGAGAACATAAGGAGTCGTGTCGCAGAAGAACATGGCGTGACTGTGGCTTCTATCAAGCTGATCAAGCCCAGGACTATCAGCAAAACAACATCTGGTAAAATCAAGAGGTTCGAATGCCTCAAACATTTTACTGATGGAACTCTAAACACAGTGCCAGACCCATTTTTTGCAAAGCGAAAATTGCTTCGTTCATTCACCACCGGGACATCTAAAGAGGGATTAACTCCTCGATCTCGGCTTGCAACATCTCCTACACCAACTGCCAAATTCACGAATAAAGAAATAGTAGAATTTTTGAAGGGGCTTGTTTCTGAGCAAACAGGAATTCCTATCAAGAATATCTCTGCCACCGAGAGTCTTGTTTCCTATGGAATTGACTCGATTGGTGTCGTCAGAGCGGCTCAAAAACTTTCAGATTTCCTCGGTGTGCCAGTTGGTGCAGTCGATATCTTCACTGCCACCTGCATTGCAGACTTGGCGAGCTTTTCAGAGAATCTTGCGATGAAGTCTCAACCACAGCTCATGAACTCTCAATCCTATCAACCAGAACCTGATATTGATTCTGCTGAGTTTGACACAGAAGTTTCCACGACTAGCCTAATCAGTGTCTGGTTTTTCCAACTTCTTGCCCTTGTTTATGTCTGTGCCATGCTGAGCTTTCCTGCTTATTTTTCAGTTTCGGCTTTCACAAGTTTGCTTTCAGCAAGTCTTGTGCTAAATGAGGAATTTCCCTGGTGGAATTACTTGATTCCCTTGGCATTGGCTCCTCTTGCTTGGATCCTTAGCATCATTTCTACTTGTATTAGCATTGCTTTCTTGGGGAATTCTTTCTTGAAACCTAACTATGCCCTGACCCCTGAAGTATCTATCTGGTCTATTCACTTTGTCAAGTGGTGGGCACTGTACAAGGCCCAAGAAATCTCTGCAAAAGTTTTTGCAGAGCATTTGAGAGGAACTGTGTTCCTTAATTATTGGTTTGAGATGCTCGGCGCTAAGATCGGATCTTCAGTTCTGCTTGATACAGTTGACATTACAGATCCATCTCTAGTTTCAATTGGAGATGGAGCTGTAATTGCTGAAGGGGCATTGCTCCAAAGCCATGAGGTAAAGAATGGAATCTTGAGCTTCCAAGCCATTAGAATCGGCCGAAATTCTTCAGTTGGTCCTTACGCTGTAATCCAGAAAGGAAGTACATTGAGAGAAGAAGCAGATGTGCAGCCCTTGCAGAAGACAGAAGGTGGAAAAGCTGTACTCAAATCTAGCAAGGCTCACAATGTTCAGaag GTTTCTTCCCCCGTTTTCTCATCTTACACTAATTTGATTCTTTCCAATTATTGCAAACATGTGTga
- the LOC133702384 gene encoding multiple C2 domain and transmembrane region protein 5 → MQKPPQSVDFALKETSPNIGAGSVTGDKLSCTYDLVEQMQYLYVRVVKAKDLPPKDITGSCDPYVEVKLGNYKGVTKHFEKKSNPEWNQVFAFSKDRIQASVLEVFVKDKDVVLDDLIGRMMFDLNDVPKRVPPDSPLAPQWYRLEDRKGDKIKAGELMLAVWMGTQADEAFPDAWHSDAASVGPDGVNKIRSKVYISPKLWYVRVNVIEAQDLVPSDKSRLPEVFVRGTLGNQALRTRTSQTKTVNPMWNEDLIFVVAEPFEEPLILTAEDRLGPNKDEVLGKCVIPLQLVQRRLDHKPVNTRWFNLEKHVIVDGEQKKETKFASRIHLRICLDGGYHVLDESTHYSSDLRPTAKQLWRSSIGILELGVLSAVGLMPMKKKDDRGTTDAYCVAKYGQKWIRTRTIVDSFNPRWNEQYTWEVFDPCTVITIGVFDNGHIHGGGGGKDSRIGKVRIRLSTLETDRVYTHSYPLLAIQSSGVRKTGEVQLAVRFTCSSLVNMLHMYSHPLLPKMHYVHPLSVMQLDSLRHQAMHIVSMRLSRSEPPLRKEVVEYMLDVDSHMWSMRRSKANFFRIMAVLSGLIAVGKWFDQICNWKNSLTTILIHILFIILVLYPELILPTIFLYLFLIGLWNYRWRPRHPPHMDTRLSHADAAHPDELDEEFDSFPTSRPSDIVRMRYDRLRSIAGRVQTVVGDLATQGERFQSLISWRDPRATTLFVTFCLIAAIVLYVTPFQVLALLIGLYVLRHPRFRHKLPSVPLNFFRRLPARSDSML, encoded by the coding sequence atgcaGAAGCCACCACAATCAGTCGATTTTGCTCTAAAGGAGACCTCACCAAACATTGGTGCGGGATCTGTTACAGGAGATAAGCTTTCCTGCACCTATGACCTTGTTGAGCAAATGCAATATCTTTATGTTCGTGTAGTGAAAGCTAAAGATTTGCCTCCCAAAGATATAACTGGTAGTTGTGATCCCTATGTTGAAGTAAAGCTTGGAAATTACAAGGGTGTTACGAAACATTTTGAGAAGAAAAGCAACCCAGAATGGAATCAGGTTTTTGCTTTCTCAAAAGATAGAATTCAAGCTTCAGTTTTGGAGGTGTTTGTGAAGGATAAGGATGTTGTCTTAGATGATTTGATTGGTAGGATGATGTTTGATCTCAATGATGTGCCAAAACGTGTTCCGCCGGATAGTCCTTTGGCACCACAGTGGTATAGACTGGAAGATAGGAAGGGAGATAAGATTAAGGCTGGGGAGCTGATGCTGGCTGTTTGGATGGGAACTCAAGCAGATGAGGCATTCCCCGACGCTTGGCATTCAGATGCAGCCAGCGTTGGTCCTGATGGCGTTAACAAAATCCGATCCAAGGTATATATTTCACCCAAGCTTTGGTATGTTAGGGTCAATGTGATTGAAGCTCAGGACTTGGTGCCTAGTGACAAAAGTCGGCTCCCAGAAGTATTTGTGAGGGGCACCCTTGGAAATCAAGCATTGAGAACTAGGACATCTCAAACTAAGACTGTCAATCCAATGTGGAATGAGGACTTGATATTTGTAGTTGCTGAACCTTTCGAGGAGCCTTTGATTTTGACTGCCGAAGATAGATTGGGACCAAATAAAGATGAAGTTCTGGGGAAGTGCGTGATCCCTCTGCAACTTGTGCAGAGGAGGCTAGACCACAAGCCAGTTAACACTAGGTGGTTTAATCTTGAGAAGCATGTGATTGTAGATGgagaacaaaagaaagaaaccaagTTTGCCAGCAGGATTCATTTGAGGATCTGTTTAGATGGAGGGTATCATGTTTTGGATGAATCAACTCACTACAGCAGTGACCTTAGGCCAACAGCAAAGCAGTTATGGAGGTCTAGCATTGGGATTTTGGAACTTGGGGTTCTAAGTGCTGTGGGGCTGATGCCAATGAAGAAAAAGGATGACCGAGGTACGACAGATGCCTACTGTGTAGCTAAATACGGGCAGAAATGGATCCGGACAAGGACAATTGTCGACAGCTTCAATCCAAGGTGGAATGAGCAGTACACATGGGAGGTTTTCGACCCGTGTACTGTCATTACAATTGGGGTTTTTGATAATGGTCACATACATGGTGGTGGAGGGGGGAAAGACTCCAGAATTGGGAAAGTCAGAATTCGTCTATCCACACTAGAAACTGATAGAGTTTATACACACTCCTATCCTCTTCTGGCCATACAGTCTTCTGGGGTGAGGAAAACAGGTGAAGTTCAGTTAGCTGTGAGGTTCACATGCTCATCTCTGGTTAATATGTTGCACATGTATTCACATCCATTGTTACCAAAAATGCACTACGTCCATCCATTGTCAGTAATGCAGCTTGATAGCTTGAGGCACCAAGCTATGCACATTGTCTCCATGAGGCTGAGCAGGTCCGAGCCACCTTTGAGGAAAGAGGTTGTGGAATATATGCTAGATGTAGATTCACATATGTGGAGCATGAGGAGGAGCAAGGCCAACTTTTTCAGAATTATGGCTGTTCTAAGTGGCTTGATTGCTGTTGGGAAATGGTTTGATCAAATCTGCAACTGGAAGAACTCTCTTACCACCATTTTAATTCACATCCTCTTCATAATCTTGGTCCTTTATCCAGAGCTAATACTTCCCACAATTTTCCTCTACCTTTTCCTGATCGGACTCTGGAACTATCGGTGGAGACCAAGACACCCTCCTCACATGGACACCCGACTCTCTCATGCTGATGCTGCTCATCCCGATGAACTTGATGAAGAATTCGATTCATTCCCTACTTCCAGACCATCAGATATCGTCAGAATGCGATACGATCGTCTAAGAAGTATCGCAGGGAGGGTTCAGACCGTGGTCGGTGACCTTGCAACTCAAGGGGAAAGATTTCAGTCTCTGATAAGTTGGAGAGACCCGAGGGCTACCACTTTGTTTGTGACATTctgtttaattgctgccatagttctCTATGTCACTCCTTTCCAGGTTCTAGCCCTTCTCATTGGCCTTTATGTGTTGAGACATCCAAGGTTCCGCCACAAGCTCCCTTCCGTCCCCCTCAACTTCTTTAGGAGGTTGCCTGCAAGGTCTGACAGCATGCTATAA